From Companilactobacillus heilongjiangensis, one genomic window encodes:
- the dnaX gene encoding DNA polymerase III subunit gamma/tau: protein MAYQALYRVWRPQTFSDVIGQDVITQTLRNAVASKMTSHAYLFSGPRGTGKTSCAKILAKAVNCLNPHDGEPCNECEICKAANENRLNDVIEIDAASNNGVEEIRDIRDKVKYAPTEAKFKVYIIDEVHMLSQGAFNALLKTLEEPPANVMFILATTEPQKIPATIISRTQSFNFRRISRQDILKRMTFILDDKKINYDEEALNIIAASAEGGMRDALSILDQALSYGDEELTLKNAQEVTGALSNEQIVSYMTAIADGKPAEALTSLYQILASGRSALRFTEMIIRVCRNLILYNSNSDLSSQMDKSVMTDELLAIADKFDNSRLFYIVDQVSATQKNIKNSNQTDIYMEILTVKISEPKVAQEVAQPEVTEEPVDNTQIDKLRDEISHLQNEMKDLSNGVVKTEPAKPKTHRRANNNTRLNKTAIYKVLGSATKDDLNSAKEIWPDLMSMLSISQRAMMKVSDPVAASPEGIVVAFDYALWFEQVQEDSEFLQQLTDNAGRLLKKDCQIVLVPKKDWPNIRKEYIDNNIDSNKPKNVKSKEETKKTNPTVDEAVKLFGDDIVDVKDD from the coding sequence ATGGCATATCAAGCACTTTATCGAGTTTGGCGTCCCCAAACTTTTTCTGATGTAATCGGTCAAGATGTTATCACTCAAACCTTGCGCAATGCCGTGGCTAGTAAGATGACCAGTCATGCGTATTTGTTCAGTGGTCCCAGAGGTACTGGTAAGACATCTTGTGCCAAAATTTTAGCCAAAGCAGTTAACTGTTTGAATCCACATGACGGTGAACCTTGCAATGAATGTGAGATTTGTAAAGCTGCTAATGAAAATCGTCTTAACGACGTGATCGAAATCGATGCTGCTTCTAACAATGGTGTCGAGGAGATTCGTGATATTCGTGACAAAGTTAAATACGCACCAACTGAAGCTAAGTTTAAAGTCTATATCATTGATGAAGTTCATATGCTTTCTCAAGGTGCTTTCAATGCTTTATTGAAGACGTTGGAAGAACCACCAGCCAATGTGATGTTTATTTTGGCTACTACAGAACCACAAAAGATTCCTGCAACTATTATTTCTAGAACTCAAAGTTTCAATTTCCGTCGGATTTCACGTCAAGATATTTTGAAACGTATGACTTTTATCTTGGATGATAAGAAAATTAATTATGACGAAGAAGCTTTGAATATTATCGCTGCCTCTGCTGAAGGTGGAATGCGTGATGCCTTGAGTATCTTGGATCAAGCTTTGTCATATGGCGACGAGGAATTGACGCTTAAGAATGCCCAAGAAGTTACCGGTGCTTTGAGTAATGAGCAGATTGTTTCATATATGACTGCCATTGCGGATGGAAAACCAGCTGAGGCCTTGACTAGCTTGTATCAAATTTTAGCCAGTGGTCGTTCAGCCTTGAGATTTACCGAAATGATTATTCGAGTTTGTCGTAATTTGATTCTTTACAATTCTAATTCTGATTTATCAAGTCAAATGGACAAGTCCGTTATGACCGATGAACTGTTGGCAATTGCGGATAAGTTTGACAATAGTCGCTTATTTTATATCGTTGACCAAGTCAGTGCCACACAAAAGAATATCAAGAATTCAAACCAGACTGATATTTATATGGAAATTTTAACGGTTAAAATCAGTGAGCCTAAGGTTGCCCAAGAAGTTGCTCAACCGGAAGTGACTGAAGAGCCAGTTGACAATACACAAATTGATAAACTACGTGATGAGATTTCACACTTACAAAATGAGATGAAAGATTTATCAAATGGTGTTGTTAAGACTGAGCCTGCTAAGCCAAAGACACATCGTCGAGCTAACAATAATACACGTTTAAATAAGACGGCGATTTACAAAGTCTTGGGTAGCGCAACTAAGGATGATTTGAACTCGGCTAAGGAGATCTGGCCCGATTTAATGAGTATGCTTTCTATCTCACAACGTGCTATGATGAAAGTCTCAGATCCAGTCGCAGCTTCACCAGAAGGCATTGTCGTTGCCTTTGACTATGCGTTATGGTTCGAGCAAGTTCAAGAGGATAGCGAGTTCTTACAACAATTGACTGATAACGCTGGTCGTTTGTTGAAAAAGGACTGCCAGATCGTCTTAGTACCGAAGAAAGATTGGCCTAATATTCGTAAAGAATATATTGATAATAATATTGATTCTAATAAGCCAAAGAATGTAAAATCTAAAGAAGAAACTAAAAAAACTAATCCCACCGTTGACGAAGCTGTAAAATTGTTTGGTGACGATATAGTTGATGTAAAAGATGACTAG